In the genome of Candidatus Goldiibacteriota bacterium HGW-Goldbacteria-1, one region contains:
- a CDS encoding tyrosine--tRNA ligase, protein MKSAEEQLKIIKRGIVDIVTEEDLLKKLQKSVKTGKPLNIKYGIDPTATDIHVGHTVGLNKLRQFQDLGHTAILIIGDYTAMIGDPSGRMAERPQLDRETIMKNVATYKEQAFRILDKDKVKVVFNGDWFGKMNFMDVITMVSKFTVAQMMEHDYFDKRFKEGVPLSIHELFYPIMQGYDSVMVEADIELGGTDQRFNVIAGRYLQKESGKEPQVGLFNPILLGLDGKNKMSKSLGNYIGLNFTPEDMFGKVMSIPDSLIIQYFELLTDESFEIIEAMKEAMAKGENPRDFKVKLGEAIVRKYHNEEAAAKARLAFDSMFSKKEIPYEDNVMDWNDVFENEAEVSCVTFMKKTAKKLLSIELSGADAKGMLPGLLIDEKKYDKPMILKSDFTAKQLKFKFGKAKPVYGVIYIK, encoded by the coding sequence GTGAAAAGTGCGGAAGAACAGCTTAAGATAATAAAGCGCGGTATAGTTGATATCGTGACAGAAGAGGACCTTTTAAAGAAACTGCAGAAATCCGTTAAGACAGGCAAACCGTTAAATATTAAATATGGAATTGACCCCACGGCTACCGATATTCACGTTGGCCATACTGTGGGCTTAAATAAATTAAGGCAGTTTCAGGATTTGGGTCACACAGCCATTCTTATTATCGGCGATTACACGGCAATGATTGGCGACCCTTCCGGCAGAATGGCGGAACGGCCGCAGCTTGACCGTGAGACTATTATGAAAAATGTGGCCACATATAAGGAACAGGCGTTTAGGATTCTTGATAAAGATAAAGTGAAAGTTGTTTTTAACGGCGACTGGTTCGGTAAAATGAATTTTATGGATGTCATAACAATGGTGTCCAAGTTTACCGTTGCCCAGATGATGGAACACGACTATTTTGACAAGCGGTTTAAAGAAGGCGTGCCGCTTTCCATACACGAACTTTTTTACCCTATAATGCAGGGGTATGATTCCGTAATGGTGGAAGCGGATATAGAACTTGGCGGAACAGACCAGCGCTTTAACGTAATTGCCGGCAGATACCTTCAGAAAGAAAGCGGCAAAGAGCCGCAGGTAGGGCTGTTTAACCCCATACTTCTTGGCCTTGACGGAAAGAATAAAATGAGTAAGTCGCTGGGAAACTATATAGGTTTAAATTTTACCCCCGAAGACATGTTCGGCAAGGTGATGTCAATTCCGGACAGTTTAATAATTCAGTATTTTGAACTGCTGACGGATGAATCATTTGAAATTATTGAAGCGATGAAAGAAGCAATGGCAAAAGGCGAAAATCCGAGAGATTTTAAGGTTAAACTTGGCGAAGCAATTGTAAGAAAGTATCACAATGAAGAGGCGGCAGCCAAAGCAAGGCTTGCTTTTGACAGCATGTTCAGCAAAAAAGAGATTCCGTATGAAGATAATGTAATGGATTGGAATGATGTTTTTGAAAATGAAGCGGAAGTTTCCTGCGTGACGTTCATGAAAAAAACAGCAAAGAAATTACTGTCAATTGAACTGTCAGGGGCGGACGCCAAAGGGATGCTGCCCGGGCTGTTAATTGATGAAAAAAAATATGACAAACCCATGATATTAAAAAGTGATTTCACCGCAAAGCAGCTTAAATTCAAGTTCGGCAAAGCAAAACCGGTTTACGGTGTCATTTATATTAAATAA
- a CDS encoding NUDIX hydrolase has protein sequence MRKKLKYCPYCSARFEDKKEHGFKRHYCPKCGDFFYDNPLVGTAVVVVQGGQLLLVKRNIHPGRGMWALPGGFAEQGETVQAAAKRELFEETGLKAKKAEIVSVLTENSFMYGTVIVPVIKVEGYTGKLKPGKDELEAKFFNINKLPLLAFTSHRKAVKKIRRSEG, from the coding sequence ATGAGAAAAAAATTAAAATACTGCCCGTATTGTTCCGCAAGGTTTGAAGATAAAAAAGAACACGGGTTTAAACGGCATTACTGCCCAAAGTGCGGCGATTTTTTTTATGATAATCCGCTTGTTGGCACCGCGGTCGTTGTAGTACAGGGCGGTCAATTATTGCTTGTTAAAAGAAATATTCATCCCGGCCGCGGAATGTGGGCGCTTCCGGGCGGTTTCGCGGAACAGGGCGAAACCGTGCAGGCAGCCGCAAAAAGGGAGCTGTTTGAAGAAACGGGTTTAAAAGCAAAAAAAGCTGAAATAGTAAGCGTGCTGACAGAAAACTCTTTTATGTACGGAACTGTAATAGTACCTGTCATAAAAGTTGAAGGTTATACCGGAAAATTAAAACCCGGCAAAGACGAACTTGAAGCAAAGTTTTTTAACATCAATAAACTGCCTCTTCTGGCATTTACCAGTCACAGGAAGGCGGTTAAAAAGATTAGAAGGTCGGAAGGTTAG
- a CDS encoding DNA helicase UvrD yields MRIIADFHVHSKYSRATSASMNPVEICGWADKKGISVIGTGDFQHPAYLGELKNKLEEAEPGLYKVKKSKFKSRMVLSTEISHIYKQGDKVRKVHMLVIMPDMLSAEKFSKKLATLGNTGSDGRPILGFPAKDLVKLTLDIAPDAMVIPAHVWTPWFSVFGSKSGFDSIEECFEDQAKHIHAIETGLSSDAAMNHRISALDNITLISNSDAHSPRKIGREANVFECSLEYKTIKNAIYKKDKKKFLYTIEFFPEEGKYHNDGHRLCGINYHPKESIKNKNICPVCNKTLVLGVLHRVEELADRPWDYISKDAIPQKHVIPLEEIIADVKEVSPSSKKVQEAYEKMLVKGGTEFEILLDRTPEQLINICDEKTAEAIMLVRQEKVNLVPGFDGEFGKISIFKRPDTANTKKKKPQLDLF; encoded by the coding sequence TTGCGAATAATAGCGGATTTTCATGTTCACTCTAAATATTCCCGCGCTACAAGCGCGTCCATGAACCCGGTGGAAATATGCGGGTGGGCGGATAAAAAAGGCATTTCTGTTATAGGTACCGGTGATTTTCAGCATCCGGCTTATCTTGGTGAGCTAAAAAACAAGCTTGAAGAAGCTGAACCGGGTTTGTACAAAGTTAAAAAAAGCAAATTCAAGTCAAGAATGGTGCTTTCAACAGAGATATCCCACATTTATAAGCAGGGTGATAAAGTCCGCAAGGTGCACATGCTTGTGATAATGCCGGATATGTTATCTGCCGAGAAGTTTTCTAAAAAGCTTGCCACTCTTGGCAATACCGGGTCAGACGGCAGGCCCATACTTGGGTTTCCCGCAAAAGACCTTGTAAAGCTTACCCTTGATATCGCGCCTGACGCCATGGTTATACCGGCGCATGTATGGACGCCGTGGTTCTCTGTTTTTGGCAGCAAGTCCGGCTTTGACAGTATAGAAGAGTGTTTTGAAGATCAGGCAAAACACATACACGCCATAGAAACCGGGCTGTCATCAGATGCTGCCATGAACCACAGAATATCCGCGCTTGATAATATCACGCTTATATCCAATTCAGACGCGCATTCGCCCCGCAAGATAGGCAGGGAAGCAAATGTTTTTGAATGCAGCCTTGAATATAAAACCATTAAAAATGCCATATATAAGAAAGACAAAAAGAAATTCCTTTATACAATAGAGTTTTTCCCGGAAGAGGGAAAATACCATAACGACGGACACCGGCTGTGCGGTATAAATTACCACCCCAAAGAGTCAATAAAAAACAAAAACATATGCCCTGTATGTAATAAAACGCTGGTTCTTGGCGTGCTGCACCGTGTGGAAGAACTTGCGGACAGGCCGTGGGATTATATATCAAAAGACGCCATACCGCAGAAGCATGTAATACCGCTGGAAGAGATAATTGCGGATGTAAAGGAAGTATCCCCGTCAAGCAAGAAGGTTCAGGAAGCATATGAAAAGATGCTTGTAAAAGGCGGCACCGAATTTGAAATACTTCTGGACAGGACGCCGGAACAGTTAATAAATATCTGCGATGAAAAAACCGCGGAAGCAATAATGCTTGTAAGACAGGAAAAAGTAAATCTGGTTCCGGGTTTTGACGGGGAATTCGGTAAAATATCAATATTCAAAAGACCGGACACCGCAAATACGAAAAAGAAAAAACCGCAGTTGGATCTTTTTTAA